One window of the Capnocytophaga haemolytica genome contains the following:
- a CDS encoding phage holin family protein — translation MRYFISLFISATLVFVLGYLNVGAHIENFFTALVVAFVLSLLNGIVRPILEFIAFPITFMTFGLFLFIINTVIVLLASKLVGGFVVHGFWGGLMFSTCLSLAQALALAPLGKVRN, via the coding sequence ATGCGATACTTTATAAGCTTATTCATCTCCGCAACCCTTGTTTTTGTATTGGGCTACCTAAATGTAGGTGCTCATATCGAGAACTTCTTCACAGCACTCGTGGTAGCCTTTGTGCTCTCACTTCTCAATGGTATTGTACGCCCTATATTAGAGTTCATTGCCTTCCCTATTACCTTTATGACTTTTGGGCTCTTTTTATTTATCATCAACACTGTAATTGTGCTTCTGGCAAGCAAATTAGTAGGTGGCTTTGTAGTACACGGCTTCTGGGGCGGACTGATGTTCAGCACTTGTCTTTCGTTAGCTCAGGCATTAGCTCTCGCTCCTCTTGGGAAAGTAAGAAACTAA